A single Fusarium oxysporum Fo47 chromosome IV, complete sequence DNA region contains:
- a CDS encoding uncharacterized protein (of unknown function-domain containing protein) → MAGSQSSTTTTALPSLKSNGLSSVPQKPKTNGTTPILSTASSMDKDAPVISFWGPEPIALPSRFARIKRNLISGHEAELEASWARLITALRKEVSHIEDLGAHLIPSIEFGDLDDSVQTARFGHDLRRYGVGVVRKVVPRADTDTAVRETVDYLDSKRHIKALQQHDPACFDFFWTPAQVRSRAHPNVLSAQRFMMSLWETNPDDQLVTRLPITYVDRIRVHGNGENQSNSLNVPPLEPPQSADDWIQALQSSAGITAQVDNGSLERWEPDGYQRAGTYNHIFHGQWEDYDPWKCTSRTSVTTDLYNGYGACTIFRMFQGILALSTVEPGMVRLLPSPKLATAYYLLRPFFTTKNPPPENRTGPEWEAYLAPENWKLQTEPDSIIHGAVPGHAQRITETWHPHLHLRNSMITLPTLQPGDYIFWHPDLPYYLSSNNYGLKTPSGSKSEVSMLVYIPAAPLTQTNALYLARQRKAFQRGHPGPDFDSTGRGIVEEDAETRPGEKEIAEVGGPSSLQAMGLAPWEVAGTRSGSPPSEKSKSKADEDVEMEGDGDAKSLTSTSSISRAEAEVVRLANIILFPDRSMLGYSV, encoded by the coding sequence ATGGCGGGTAGCCAGTCAAGCACAACGACGACAGCTCTCCCCTCGCTAAAATCGAACGGCCTCTCCTCGGTGCCGCAAAAGCCCAAAACAAATGGAACAACACCGATCCTCAGCACCGCCTCTTCTATGGACAAAGATGCTCCCGTGATTTCCTTTTGGGGCCCAGAGCCAATTGCTCTGCCCTCCCGCTTCGCCCGCATCAAGCGCAACCTAATCAGTGGTCACGAAGCTGAGCTCGAAGCTAGTTGGGCCCGCCTCATTACTGCACTTCGCAAAGAGGTCAGCCACATAGAGGACCTTGGGGCTCACCTCATTCCTTCGATTGAGTTTGGCGACCTAGATGACTCTGTTCAGACTGCGCGCTTTGGACACGATCTCAGGCGCTACGGTGTCGGCGTCGTCCGCAAGGTCGTACCAAGAGCAGACACGGATACTGCAGTCCGCGAAACGGTCGACTATCTCGATAGCAAACGCCACATCAAGGCACTCCAGCAGCATGATCCAGCTTGTTTCGACTTCTTTTGGACACCAGCTCAAGTCCGCTCGAGAGCGCACCCCAACGTTCTCAGCGCCCAACGATTTATGATGAGCCTATGGGAGACCAATCCAGACGATCAGCTTGTCACAAGACTCCCTATCACCTATGTCGATCGCATACGCGTACACGGAAATGGAGAGAACCAGTCTAACAGTCTAAATGTGCCGCCGCTCGAGCCGCCACAATCCGCCGACGATTGGATTCAGGCATTACAATCATCTGCGGGTATCACAGCACAAGTTGACAACGGGTCTTTGGAGCGCTGGGAGCCCGACGGTTATCAACGTGCCGGCACCTATAACCATATCTTTCATGGTCAATGGGAAGACTACGATCCTTGGAAATGTACCAGTCGCACTTCTGTGACAACTGATCTTTACAATGGCTACGGTGCCTGCACTATCTTCCGCATGTTTCAGGGCATCTTGGCACTCTCCACTGTCGAACCTGGCATGGTTCGCCTCTTGCCTTCCCCCAAGCTTGCAACAGCTTACTACCTCCTCCGACCCTTTTTCACAACCAAGAATCCTCCACCAGAGAATCGCACTGGGCCTGAATGGGAGGCATATCTTGCTCCCGAGAATTGGAAGCTGCAAACTGAGCCTGATTCCATCATTCACGGAGCTGTCCCGGGACATGCACAAAGAATTACTGAAACATGGCACCCCCATCTGCATCTACGAAATAGCATGATTACTTTGCCAACGCTACAGCCTGGAGACTACATATTCTGGCACCCCGACCTTCCATACTACCTCTCCAGTAACAACTATGGTCTCAAAACACCCAGTGGAAGCAAGAGTGAAGTCAGCATGCTCGTGTACATTCCGGCAGCTCCGCTCACGCAAACAAATGCACTTTATCTTGCGCGTCAAAGGAAGGCATTCCAGAGGGGCCATCCCGGCCCAGACTTCGATTCCACGGGAAGAGggattgttgaagaggacGCTGAAACACGGCCTGGTGAAAAGGAAATTGCCGAAGTCGGGGGTCCCTCTTCACTACAGGCTATGGGTCTTGCGCCATGGGAAGTTGCAGGCACTCGCTCTGGATCACCACCCTCGGAAAAGTCCAAGTCTAAGGccgatgaggatgttgagatggagggagACGGAGACGCCAAGAGCCTTACAAGCACATCATCGATTTCCCgcgctgaggctgaggttgtGCGCCTAGCCAATATTATCCTCTTTCCAGATCGCTCAATGCTGGGATACTCGGTTTGA
- a CDS encoding uncharacterized protein (expressed protein): protein MRESGTVEYCALRADEEQNSSEGLEDWTRQPRPLSDKNAADSFWCKPLPKSPVFSVPRQPCIAPSPQPSYRIPVLTMPKNAKLEWLAEGKHKSGHANVIAELRAVHLPPLELCIQSEALDR from the coding sequence ATGCGTGAATCTGGTACTGTAGAGTACTGTGCTCTGCGGGCTGATGAAGAACAGAACAGCTCGGAAGGCTTGGAAGACTGGACCCGCCAGCCCCGCCCTCTTTCCGACAAAAATGCTGCAGACAGTTTCTGGTGCAAGCCCCTGCCAAAAAGTCCTGTTTTCTCAGTACCTAGGCAGCCTTGCATCGCGCCTAGTCCTCAGCCCAGCTACAGAATCCCAGTCTTGACAATGCCGAAGAACGCCAAGCTTGAGTGGCTGGCCGAGGGGAAGCACAAGAGTGGACACGCCAACGTCATTGCTGAGCTTCGAGCTGTCCACCTGCCACCCCTAGAGCTCTGCATCCAGTCCGAGGCTCTTGACCGTTGA
- a CDS encoding aldehyde dehydrogenase domain-containing protein, translated as MTFSSEIHTFHSGCPQPESSSKTNTFVSVDPSNAKPLATIYTTTPEQLNSAIAAAQAAFPTWSQTPAPRRAAILLKAAAILRERNDELALTETLDTGKPWSETSTVDVATGADVLEYYAHIAAGSFPGQNTRLRADAFVLTTHEPLGVCAGIGAWNYPIQIALWKSAPCLAAGNCMVYKPSEVTPLHAQTLAQIYIEAGVPPGVFNVVYGDGIAVGAPLVAHSNIAKVSFTGQVSTGSKVASQAVKDMKGVTMELGGKSPLVILPNADIEEAADTAMVANFFSTGQVCTNGTRVFVPDTLLSQVEQAIVQRCREGIRMGLPQNGETNFGPMVSAAQQEKVKMYIQHGRTVDKAKVLFDGSEEPSMAQPTSDGFWVHPVVFTNCTDNMRVVKEEIFGPVMCIMPYSTQGRSQQEWVSELIARANDTPMGLAAGVVSSDVGLAHEVVQKLDAGITWINTWGESPAEMPVGGWKMSGIGLENGHEGIAAYMRTKSTLVQLGKGACKGVFSKL; from the coding sequence ATGACTTTCTCATCTGAGATTCACACTTTCCACTCAGGTTGCCCACAGCCTGAGTCCTCCTCAAAGACTAACACCTTTGTGTCCGTCGATCCAAGCAATGCAAAGCCGCTTGCTACTATCTACACTACCACGCCAGAACAGCTCAACTCGGCCATTGCAGCGGCCCAGGCCGCTTTTCCAACATGGTCACAAACCCCAGCACCTCGCCGAGCTGCCATTCTTCTCAAGGCAGCCGCTATACTTCGCGAGCGCAATGACGAACTTGCGCTGACCGAGACCCTTGATACTGGCAAGCCTTGGTCGGAAACATCAACCGTTGACGTTGCAACTGGAGCTGACGTTCTCGAGTATTACGCACATATCGCTGCTGGCAGCTTCCCTGGTCAAAATACTCGTCTTCGTGCTGACGCTTTCGTTCTCACTACCCATGAGCCCTTGGGCGTTTGTGCCGGTATTGGTGCATGGAACTATCCCATACAGATTGCTCTCTGGAAGTCGGCTCCATGCTTGGCTGCTGGCAATTGTATGGTGTACAAGCCAAGTGAGGTCACTCCTCTGCATGCCCAGACACTCGCTCAGATCTACATTGAGGCCGGTGTCCCCCCTGGTGTATTCAATGTTGTCTACGGTGACGGTATCGCCGTTGGAGCCCCTCTTGTCGCCCACAGCAATATTGCCAAAGTCAGCTTCACCGGCCAAGTTAGCACAGGCAGCAAAGTTGCCAGCCAAGCTGTCAAGGACATGAAGGGTGTCACCATGGAACTGGGTGGTAAGAGTCCACTTGTTATTCTTCCTAATGCCGATATCGAGGAAGCAGCCGACACTGCCATGGTAGCCAACTTCTTTTCCACCGGACAGGTGTGTACCAACGGCACCCGTGTCTTTGTCCCTGACACTCTGTTGAGCCAGGTTGAGCAAGCTATTGTGCAGCGATGTCGCGAGGGAATTCGCATGGGTCTGCCTCAGAACGGGGAGACCAACTTTGGACCCATGGTCAGCGCCGCGCAGCAAGAGAAGGTTAAGATGTACATCCAACATGGACGTACAGTGGATAAGGCGAAGGTTCTTTTCGACGGCTCGGAGGAGCCCAGCATGGCACAACCAACCTCTGATGGTTTCTGGGTGCACCCTGTTGTATTCACAAATTGCACTGACAACATGCGCGTtgtcaaggaagagatatTCGGTCCAGTCATGTGCATCATGCCATATAGCACCCAAGGACGCTCTCAACAAGAATGGGTGTCAGAGCTCATTGCCCGGGCCAACGATACCCCCATGGGtcttgctgctggtgttgtgTCATCCGATGTGGGACTGGCACATGAGGTTGTGCAGAAACTCGACGCTGGAATTACTTGGATCAACACATGGGGTGAGTCACCAGCTGAGATGCCTGTAGGCGGCTGGAAAATGAGCGGAATAGGATTGGAAAATGGCCACGAGGGAATAGCTGCCTATATGAGGACGAAGAGCACACTGGTACAGCTTGGTAAGGGTGCTTGTAAGGGTGTGTTTTCAAAGctataa